From a region of the Haematobia irritans isolate KBUSLIRL chromosome 4, ASM5000362v1, whole genome shotgun sequence genome:
- the LOC142234675 gene encoding insulin-like peptide 3, whose product MKVAGFIVLLLLFQESVGQSRLCGAVLDNAIQTVCEATGFNTRLKKSDIFEPFSALGDIVLSDEVNMMAKIRRRRDGIVDECCRLKGCTYAELLSYCKRE is encoded by the exons ATGAAGGTTGCAGGATTTATTGTATTGCTACTTCTTTTTCAAGAGAGCGTTGGTCAGTCTCGTCTCTGTGGAGCTGTATTGGACAATGCCATTCAGACAGTATGCGAAGCTACAGGTTTTAACACCCGACTAAAAAAATCAg atatcTTTGAACCCTTTTCGGCCTTAGGTGATATCGTTCTTAGTGATGAAGTCAACatgatggcaaaaattcgaAGGCGTCGAGATGGCATCGTTGATGAGTGCTGTCGATTAAAAGGATGCACATATGCTGAACTATTGTCTTATTGCAAAAGGGAATAG